The Borrelia puertoricensis genome includes the window GTGGAGTTAAACACCTCTCTGTTGAAAAATTTTTCTAACACACCTTTGAATAATGACTTCGTTCCCTCACTTAAGATCACATATACATCTTCTTTCCTAAAGAATAGGAAATCCAAAAATTCATCTGAAAGACCATTTGCATCAAATTTAAAGCTACTTGATGCGGTCTTTAGTGTAGGGTCTACAATTTTAAGTTCGAAAGACATACTAGATATATCAGTGTAAGGGGTTAGATCAAAAAATTGACCTTCATCGGTAAAAAAGACAATACTTAAATCACAAAACTCTGGACTCTCTCCCTCGCCTTGAACATCTTCAGTTTGAACAGCTTCCAAATTAGATTCAACTCCCAGGTCAGTATGATCACTAGAGATTAGCTCATCACTAACTACTAAAGAGGGATTACTAATATCTAGAGAAGACAAATGAACAGAAGGGGAGGGGTCAGCTTCAAAATTAAGTGTTAAACCCCCTTCTGTTAAATCCTTATCAACTTTATCTTCTTGCTGCAAACTTAAATCTCCCTTGTGCCCTACTCCTGCAAGGACACTTGGGTATACCTACGGTATATATCAATAGCAATGGGTTTGACCAAAGCTATGTAACGCTTATAATAAGCCATCCTTGCCTTAATGCCCTCTTCTCCAATACCACCCTTAAATGTGGGGTCAAAATTTTCAAATAATGGAAATTTATGCTGCTTATAATAAGCATTAACATAACTTTTAGCATCAATAAGCCATGCACTAAGACTTAACGCATACTCAAATAATGAAGCTTCATCACGAGCTAAGCTTACAGGGTCCTCTCTCCCAATTAAGGTAGGTTCCTTTGGAAGACTTGCAATCCCTTTGCAAGAGAATACTAAAAATAACAAACATAAAGATAACAAATAATTATTTAAAAAATTAAATCTACACTTCATAACAACCCACTAGTCCTTTAATTCCATTTTATCTAATGCTTCCTTAGCTACTTGACCCCTAAGCTCAACAAGCCTATCATATTCATCCCAATTCTCACCATTCTCTAAAACCCTGCAAGCATCAATTGCTAAGTCAATAGCACCTCTTAGTCTTGAATTTATGATCTCAAAAGCACGTTTGTTCTCATTATTTTTTGCAATCTCATCTTTTATAGAATATATAAAATTCAAGATTGAACTTGTAAGTGTCATTCCCTCTCGTGCAAGTTCAATCTTAGATTCTCCTAAAAGGGAACCAAACTCTTGTAGTAGAAAATCTTTTGCAATTACTG containing:
- a CDS encoding BBA14 family lipoprotein, which codes for MKCRFNFLNNYLLSLCLLFLVFSCKGIASLPKEPTLIGREDPVSLARDEASLFEYALSLSAWLIDAKSYVNAYYKQHKFPLFENFDPTFKGGIGEEGIKARMAYYKRYIALVKPIAIDIYRRYTQVSLQE